From one Enterobacter kobei genomic stretch:
- a CDS encoding helix-turn-helix domain-containing protein, whose protein sequence is MMKNEPLTGDEDTSVEGLAYRLRLLIGPRSTRSVAKAWDLSYSTLNNYLNRGTEPSLSMAKKIADREGVSVEWLASGIHKEAPGLLADNGESAPQKTPPADPLEFAWSMVFNSLDKNEVEALLKVIHKEGVKGILHESRLHSDFAEQLYSLSASQRERFYAQASTMIDEIKHSYGTKDE, encoded by the coding sequence ATGATGAAGAACGAACCCCTGACTGGTGATGAAGATACGTCTGTGGAAGGACTGGCCTACCGGCTGCGATTGCTCATCGGGCCACGTAGCACCCGTTCGGTAGCAAAAGCGTGGGATCTCTCCTACTCCACGCTGAACAATTACCTCAATCGCGGCACCGAACCCTCGCTGAGCATGGCGAAGAAAATTGCCGATCGGGAAGGCGTATCCGTGGAGTGGTTGGCCTCCGGCATCCACAAAGAAGCCCCGGGCCTGCTGGCAGACAACGGCGAATCTGCACCACAAAAAACCCCGCCGGCCGATCCGCTGGAATTCGCCTGGTCTATGGTTTTTAACTCACTCGATAAAAATGAAGTGGAGGCGTTGCTGAAAGTCATTCACAAGGAAGGGGTAAAAGGGATCCTGCATGAGTCCAGGCTGCACAGTGATTTTGCAGAACAGCTCTACAGTTTGTCTGCCAGCCAGCGCGAGCGTTTTTACGCGCAGGCCTCAACAATGATTGATGAGATAAAGCACTCCTACGGAACCAAAGACGAGTAA
- a CDS encoding helix-turn-helix domain-containing protein, with amino-acid sequence MTTNEEHSDWNRIDIVAALHKQGVSIRELSVRAGLKPDTLKNALSRAYPKAERIIAEALGVAPEHIWPSRYLNASRKSF; translated from the coding sequence ATGACTACAAATGAAGAGCATAGCGACTGGAACCGCATAGATATTGTCGCGGCACTGCATAAGCAGGGCGTGTCTATCCGTGAACTCTCTGTGCGCGCCGGGCTTAAACCAGACACGCTGAAAAATGCCTTGTCCCGTGCTTATCCGAAAGCGGAACGCATTATTGCCGAGGCGTTGGGCGTTGCACCGGAACATATCTGGCCAAGCCGTTATCTGAATGCGTCCCGCAAATCCTTCTGA
- the wrbA gene encoding NAD(P)H:quinone oxidoreductase, which produces MQTTDGAKARVLVLYYSMYGHIETMAQAIAEGVEKVEGAEVTIKRVPETMPPELFAKAGGKAQSAPVATPQELADYDAIIFGTPTRFGNMAGQMRTFLDQTGSLWASGALHGKIASVFSSTGTGGGQEHTISSTWTTLAHHGMVIVPIGYGAKELFDVSQVRGGTPYGATTIAGGDGSRQPSAEELAIARYQGEYVAGLAVKLKH; this is translated from the coding sequence ATGCAAACAACAGACGGCGCGAAAGCCCGTGTACTGGTGCTCTACTACTCCATGTACGGGCACATCGAAACGATGGCGCAGGCCATTGCGGAAGGTGTGGAAAAGGTGGAAGGCGCTGAAGTCACCATTAAGCGAGTACCTGAAACCATGCCGCCTGAGCTGTTCGCCAAAGCGGGGGGAAAAGCGCAATCCGCACCGGTGGCAACACCGCAGGAATTAGCGGATTACGATGCGATCATATTTGGCACGCCAACACGCTTCGGCAATATGGCAGGCCAGATGCGCACGTTCCTCGACCAGACGGGCAGCCTGTGGGCATCCGGCGCCTTGCATGGCAAGATCGCCAGCGTGTTTAGTTCTACCGGCACTGGCGGCGGACAGGAACACACCATCTCTTCAACATGGACGACGCTTGCACATCATGGAATGGTCATCGTGCCCATCGGTTACGGGGCGAAGGAACTTTTTGATGTTTCACAGGTTCGCGGCGGTACACCTTATGGTGCAACTACCATTGCCGGTGGCGATGGTTCCCGACAACCCAGCGCTGAAGAACTGGCCATCGCCCGCTATCAGGGCGAATATGTCGCTGGTCTGGCTGTGAAACTGAAACACTAA
- a CDS encoding ABC transporter substrate-binding protein gives MKSRKTHIFRMTMLAGCLLSASTATFAAVVPPGTELAATQTLVRNNGSEPASLDPHKVESDVEFNIIRDLFEGLVSVKPDGTIEPGLAEKWENKDSTVWTFHLRPGVTWSDGTAITAQDVVWSWQRLVDPKTGSPYASYPGNMHIVNAAEIAQGKQPPTSLGVKALNDTTLEVTLTQPTAAFLAMLGHPSLVPIDKVLIGRFGDKWTKPDHFVASGAYKLSEWVVNEKIVAVRNARYWDDKHTVINSVTYLPINAETADVNRYKAGEIDITNTIPVNQFAQLKKTLGDQVHISPQLATYYYQFNTTKAPFNDPRVRRALNMGLDKDIIAAKVMGQGQRPAWVISQPEIGGVSLHNPDYAAWPEEKRLAEARRLLNEAGFNEAHPLSFNLLYNTMETHQRIAIAVSSMWKKNLGVVAKLQNQEWKTMLDTMHTGNFDAVRYAWIADYDDAATFLNTFRTGDSENTTGYSNPAYDTAMQNAAKAANVEERGKYYQQAEDILAQDVPAVPVYHHVRTHLVKPWVGGFTPDRLGYFLTKDIFIKKH, from the coding sequence ATGAAATCACGTAAAACGCATATTTTCAGAATGACTATGCTCGCTGGCTGCCTGCTATCCGCCAGTACCGCAACTTTTGCGGCAGTAGTACCGCCAGGTACCGAGTTGGCCGCGACGCAAACGCTGGTCAGAAACAACGGTAGCGAACCGGCTTCGCTCGATCCGCATAAAGTCGAAAGCGACGTCGAATTCAACATTATCAGGGATTTGTTCGAAGGGCTGGTGTCGGTGAAGCCCGATGGCACTATTGAACCGGGTCTGGCGGAGAAATGGGAGAATAAAGACAGCACCGTATGGACCTTCCATTTACGACCGGGCGTAACCTGGTCTGACGGCACGGCTATTACCGCTCAGGATGTGGTCTGGAGCTGGCAACGGCTGGTCGATCCAAAAACGGGTTCCCCGTATGCCAGCTATCCCGGCAATATGCATATCGTTAATGCTGCTGAGATTGCACAGGGCAAGCAGCCACCGACCTCATTAGGGGTAAAAGCGCTCAACGATACCACCCTGGAAGTCACGCTGACGCAGCCAACCGCCGCGTTCCTGGCAATGCTGGGGCATCCCTCGCTGGTGCCGATTGACAAAGTACTGATTGGCCGCTTTGGCGATAAGTGGACCAAGCCTGATCACTTTGTTGCCAGCGGTGCCTATAAGCTCAGTGAATGGGTCGTGAACGAAAAAATCGTCGCTGTGCGTAATGCGCGCTATTGGGATGATAAACACACGGTGATCAACAGCGTCACTTATCTGCCCATCAATGCTGAAACGGCGGATGTAAACCGCTACAAAGCCGGTGAGATTGACATCACGAATACCATCCCGGTGAATCAGTTTGCGCAGCTTAAAAAGACCCTCGGCGATCAGGTTCATATTTCACCGCAGCTGGCGACCTACTACTATCAGTTTAATACCACTAAAGCCCCTTTCAACGACCCGCGGGTGCGTCGCGCGCTTAACATGGGTCTGGACAAAGACATTATCGCGGCGAAAGTGATGGGGCAAGGGCAGCGCCCGGCGTGGGTGATAAGCCAGCCTGAGATCGGCGGCGTGAGTCTGCATAATCCTGATTATGCCGCCTGGCCTGAAGAGAAACGCCTGGCAGAAGCCAGACGACTGCTCAACGAGGCGGGCTTTAACGAAGCACATCCGCTGAGCTTCAATCTGCTTTACAACACCATGGAAACCCATCAGCGCATCGCCATTGCGGTCAGCTCAATGTGGAAAAAGAATCTGGGCGTTGTAGCGAAACTGCAAAACCAGGAATGGAAGACCATGCTTGATACCATGCATACCGGCAATTTTGATGCGGTGCGTTATGCGTGGATTGCCGATTACGATGATGCCGCCACCTTCCTGAACACCTTCCGTACCGGGGACAGTGAGAACACCACCGGCTACAGCAATCCGGCTTATGATACGGCTATGCAAAACGCAGCAAAGGCTGCAAACGTAGAGGAGCGCGGGAAATATTATCAGCAGGCTGAAGATATCCTGGCACAGGATGTGCCCGCCGTGCCGGTTTATCACCATGTCAGGACGCATCTGGTGAAACCCTGGGTCGGGGGTTTTACACCCGATCGCCTCGGCTACTTTTTAACGAAAGATATTTTTATCAAAAAACACTGA
- a CDS encoding lysine decarboxylase LdcC, translating to MKTIAIMNHLGTLFKEAPIKELQSILETQGYRVIFPHDTDDLLQLIENNAKVCGVIFDWDTYNLVLTRQIEALNEQLPMYAFASQHTLHETDIYELNMNIHFFEYELYAGQDIADRIRRGTDAYFDAILPPFTKALFRYVDEGKYTFCTPGHMGGTAFQKSPVGSLFYDFFGANTMKSDISVSVSELGSLLDHSGPHLDAERYIAETFNAERSYMVTNGTSTANKIVGMYAAPAGSTILVDRNCHKSLTHLMIMSDITPIYFRPTRNAWGILGGIPRSEFDSATIAEKIKQTPGATWPVHAVITNSTYDGLLYNTDAIKQTLDVKSIHFDSAWVPYTNFSPIYQGLCGMSGDRIPGKVIYETQSTHKLLAAFSQASMIHIKGDFEEETFNEAFMMHTSTSPHYGIVASIETSAAMMKGNAGKRLVRNAIRRAIRFRQDIKRIRQGMNDWFFDVWQPEGEALPEACWNLAPGAEWHGFKDIDENHMYLDPIKVTLLTPGMDREGNMQEEGIPASIVAKYLDQQGIIVEKTGPYNLLFLFSIGINKTKALRLMRALNDFKRDYDRNLTVKEMLPSVYNQQPAFYGNMRIQVLANGIHALIREHRLPELMFHAFETLPTMVMNPHHAFQKELHGEIEEVYIEEMTGRVSANMILPYPPGVPLVMPGEMLTEENQATLEFIQMLCDIGAHYPGFETDIHGAYRQPDGRYRVKVIKNTP from the coding sequence ATGAAAACCATAGCTATTATGAATCATCTCGGCACACTTTTTAAAGAAGCGCCCATTAAGGAATTGCAGTCGATACTTGAAACCCAGGGCTATCGTGTTATTTTTCCCCACGATACCGATGATCTGTTACAGCTTATCGAGAACAATGCCAAAGTTTGCGGTGTGATATTTGACTGGGATACTTATAATCTGGTGCTGACCCGACAAATAGAAGCACTGAATGAACAGTTGCCCATGTACGCCTTTGCCAGTCAGCATACGCTGCACGAAACGGATATTTACGAGTTGAACATGAATATCCATTTCTTTGAATATGAGCTTTATGCCGGACAGGATATTGCCGATCGTATTAGACGAGGCACCGATGCTTATTTCGATGCTATTTTGCCGCCTTTTACAAAAGCGCTGTTCCGTTATGTGGATGAAGGAAAGTATACCTTCTGCACCCCAGGTCATATGGGCGGCACCGCCTTTCAGAAAAGCCCGGTCGGCAGTCTCTTCTACGATTTCTTCGGGGCCAATACGATGAAATCGGACATTTCGGTGTCCGTTTCCGAACTTGGCTCGCTGCTCGATCACTCCGGGCCGCACCTCGACGCCGAGCGCTACATTGCAGAAACCTTTAATGCGGAACGCAGTTACATGGTGACGAACGGCACCTCGACGGCGAATAAAATTGTCGGTATGTACGCAGCGCCCGCTGGCAGCACTATTCTGGTGGATCGCAACTGCCACAAGTCGTTGACCCATCTGATGATCATGAGCGATATCACGCCGATTTATTTTCGCCCAACGCGCAACGCCTGGGGGATCCTCGGCGGCATCCCGCGCAGTGAGTTTGACAGCGCCACTATCGCTGAAAAAATAAAGCAGACGCCCGGCGCTACCTGGCCGGTACATGCGGTGATCACCAACTCCACCTATGACGGACTGCTGTATAACACCGACGCCATCAAGCAGACGCTGGACGTAAAATCCATTCACTTTGATTCTGCATGGGTGCCGTATACCAATTTCAGTCCGATTTATCAGGGGCTGTGCGGCATGAGCGGTGACCGTATCCCAGGTAAAGTCATCTACGAAACCCAGTCAACGCACAAACTGCTGGCGGCGTTTTCCCAGGCCTCAATGATCCACATTAAAGGCGATTTTGAAGAAGAAACCTTTAATGAAGCCTTTATGATGCATACCTCCACTTCGCCGCATTATGGCATCGTGGCGTCCATTGAAACCTCCGCGGCAATGATGAAAGGCAACGCCGGAAAACGGCTGGTGAGAAACGCTATCCGTCGTGCCATTCGTTTCCGTCAGGATATTAAACGCATCAGGCAGGGGATGAATGACTGGTTCTTTGACGTCTGGCAGCCGGAAGGCGAGGCGTTGCCTGAGGCGTGCTGGAACCTGGCTCCTGGCGCGGAATGGCACGGATTCAAGGATATCGATGAAAACCACATGTATCTGGACCCGATAAAAGTCACGCTGCTGACACCGGGAATGGACCGTGAGGGCAACATGCAGGAGGAGGGCATTCCCGCCTCGATAGTCGCGAAATACCTGGATCAGCAGGGGATTATCGTCGAGAAAACGGGCCCCTATAACCTGCTGTTCTTGTTCAGTATTGGCATCAATAAAACCAAAGCGTTGCGGCTGATGCGCGCACTCAATGATTTTAAACGCGATTATGACCGCAATTTAACGGTGAAAGAGATGCTGCCGTCGGTCTATAACCAGCAGCCCGCGTTTTACGGCAATATGCGCATTCAGGTGCTTGCTAACGGCATTCATGCCCTGATCCGCGAGCATCGTCTGCCCGAACTGATGTTCCACGCCTTTGAAACCTTGCCAACCATGGTGATGAATCCGCACCATGCTTTTCAGAAGGAGCTGCATGGCGAGATAGAAGAGGTCTATATCGAGGAGATGACTGGCCGCGTCAGCGCCAACATGATCCTGCCGTACCCGCCAGGTGTCCCGCTGGTTATGCCGGGTGAAATGCTGACGGAAGAGAACCAGGCTACGCTGGAATTTATCCAGATGCTGTGTGATATCGGCGCGCATTATCCCGGCTTCGAAACCGATATTCATGGTGCTTATCGCCAGCCGGATGGACGATACAGGGTGAAGGTGATCAAGAACACGCCTTAA
- the lysS gene encoding lysine--tRNA ligase, producing the protein METTGHEQALNDEFSVRMQKLAQLRRSGNAFPNDYRRNATADRLHQLYDAFSKEALQTHKITVRVAGRLMTRRVMGKAAFITLQDMGGRIQLYVTGKGIGLQNYEQQLRLFDQGDIIGAAGVLFKTQTGELTLECNELRLLTKAVRPLPDKFHGLTDQERRYRQRYLDLIANEKTRHTFQTRSKIMSAIRSFMHARQFMEVETPMMQMIPGGASARPFITHHNALDQQMFLRISPELYLKRLVVGGFERVYEINRNFRNEGISPRHNPEFTMMELYMAYADYHDLIDLTEALFRSIALEVSGTTAVTCGDHTFDFGQPFNRLTMKEAIIHYGSGIMMAELESPALTAGVADRLGIVPEASWGHGRLITEIFDAVAESHLIQPTFITEYPAEVSPLARRSDSHPDFTDRFEFFIGGREIGNGFSELNDAEDQAERFREQVASRDAGDDEAMYYDADYVTALEYGLPPTAGLGIGIDRMVMLFTDSSTIRDVILFPALRPAN; encoded by the coding sequence ATGGAAACCACAGGTCATGAGCAGGCGCTGAACGACGAGTTCAGTGTGCGTATGCAAAAACTGGCGCAACTGCGCCGCAGCGGGAACGCCTTCCCGAACGACTACCGCCGCAATGCCACCGCCGATCGTCTGCACCAGCTTTATGACGCGTTCAGTAAAGAAGCGCTGCAGACGCATAAAATCACGGTGCGGGTTGCTGGCCGCCTGATGACCCGACGTGTAATGGGAAAAGCCGCGTTTATTACGCTGCAGGACATGGGAGGCCGCATCCAGCTGTACGTCACCGGGAAAGGCATTGGTCTGCAAAACTATGAGCAGCAACTGCGATTGTTCGATCAGGGCGATATCATTGGTGCTGCCGGAGTATTGTTCAAAACGCAGACCGGAGAGTTAACCCTTGAATGCAACGAGCTGCGTCTGCTCACGAAAGCAGTCAGGCCGTTGCCGGATAAATTCCATGGCCTTACCGACCAGGAGCGGCGCTACCGCCAGCGCTATCTGGATCTGATCGCTAACGAAAAAACGCGCCATACGTTTCAAACGCGCTCAAAAATCATGTCGGCTATCCGCAGCTTCATGCATGCCCGCCAGTTTATGGAAGTGGAAACACCCATGATGCAGATGATCCCAGGCGGCGCGTCAGCCCGCCCTTTCATCACGCACCATAACGCCCTTGACCAGCAAATGTTCCTGCGCATCTCACCCGAGCTGTATCTCAAGCGACTGGTAGTGGGGGGCTTTGAGCGGGTGTACGAGATCAACCGTAATTTCCGCAATGAGGGGATTTCCCCGCGTCACAACCCGGAGTTCACCATGATGGAACTCTATATGGCGTATGCGGACTATCACGATCTGATCGATCTGACCGAGGCGCTGTTCCGCTCCATCGCACTGGAGGTATCCGGCACCACAGCCGTGACCTGTGGCGATCATACCTTTGATTTCGGTCAGCCGTTTAACCGTCTGACGATGAAAGAAGCCATCATCCACTATGGCAGTGGCATCATGATGGCAGAGCTTGAGTCCCCTGCCCTGACCGCCGGGGTCGCTGACCGACTGGGTATTGTGCCAGAGGCGAGCTGGGGTCACGGGCGGCTGATCACCGAGATCTTTGATGCAGTCGCCGAAAGTCACCTTATTCAGCCGACCTTTATCACTGAATACCCGGCAGAAGTCTCGCCGCTGGCACGCCGCAGCGATAGCCACCCTGATTTTACTGACCGCTTTGAATTTTTCATTGGCGGAAGGGAGATTGGTAATGGTTTTTCTGAGTTGAATGACGCAGAAGATCAGGCAGAACGCTTCCGCGAACAAGTCGCGAGTCGTGATGCGGGGGATGATGAAGCGATGTATTACGATGCGGATTACGTTACCGCGCTGGAGTACGGCCTGCCGCCAACAGCGGGACTGGGGATCGGTATCGACAGAATGGTGATGCTGTTTACCGACTCATCCACCATCCGTGACGTGATACTGTTTCCGGCACTGCGCCCGGCAAACTGA
- a CDS encoding DinI family protein yields the protein MFVELVYDKRNVAGLPGAREIILNELTHRVHRIFPDADVRVKPMQANSLNSDASKSDREKLNRMLEEMFEEADMWLVAD from the coding sequence GTGTTTGTAGAGTTAGTTTATGATAAGCGTAACGTCGCCGGGCTTCCTGGCGCCCGTGAAATCATACTGAACGAACTGACACATCGTGTTCATCGTATTTTTCCCGATGCCGATGTGCGCGTTAAACCCATGCAGGCTAATTCACTGAACAGTGATGCCAGTAAAAGCGATCGCGAAAAGCTGAACAGAATGCTGGAAGAGATGTTTGAAGAAGCCGATATGTGGCTTGTCGCTGACTGA
- a CDS encoding con-10 family general stress protein encodes MANHRGGSGNFAEDRDRASEAGRKGGQQSGGNFKNNPERASEAGKKGGKNSHGSRGNSE; translated from the coding sequence ATGGCAAACCATCGTGGTGGATCAGGCAATTTCGCTGAAGACCGTGATCGAGCATCAGAAGCAGGTCGTAAAGGTGGCCAGCAGAGTGGGGGTAATTTCAAAAATAACCCTGAACGTGCATCTGAAGCGGGAAAAAAAGGGGGCAAAAATAGCCATGGCAGCCGCGGTAACAGCGAGTAG
- a CDS encoding YccJ family protein, producing MPTQESKAHRVGEFATLRNTSPEIAEAIFELADYDEKLAEQIWEEGNDEVLILAFKKTDKDSLFWGEQTIERKNV from the coding sequence ATGCCAACTCAAGAATCCAAAGCACACCGCGTAGGCGAATTTGCCACCCTGCGAAATACCTCACCTGAAATTGCAGAGGCCATTTTTGAACTCGCTGACTATGACGAAAAGCTGGCGGAACAAATCTGGGAAGAAGGTAACGACGAAGTATTGATCCTTGCCTTTAAGAAAACGGATAAAGATTCGCTGTTCTGGGGCGAGCAAACGATCGAACGTAAAAACGTCTGA
- the potE gene encoding putrescine-ornithine antiporter, which yields MNNPGNKMGVMHLTILTAVNMLGSGIIMLPTKLAEVGTMSIISWLVTAFGSLALAWAFSKCGLFSTKSGGMGGYAEYAFGKSGNFIANYTYAISLLIANIAIAISAVGYGSVLLGIELSPVGVCLATIVVLWVTTVCNFGGAKITGQIGSVTVWGVIIPVVGLCVIGWFWFSPSLYASAWNPNKMDFFSAISTSISMTLWAFLGLESACANMDAVENPQKNVPIAVFGGTLVCAVIYVLSTNVIAGIVPNLDLLHSTAPFGLAYATMFTPTVGSVVMFLMALACIGSLLGWQFTVAQVFKSSSDIGYFPRIFSRVTKHDAPLVGMVILGVVQTGLALMTISPSLNKQFNSLVNLAVVTNLVPYVLSMAALIPMQRLASVSGGQAKMNTVIALIGTIYSFYALWSSGEEAMMLGALVTFSGWTFWGMFIEKKERKAENLYQG from the coding sequence ATGAATAATCCCGGAAATAAAATGGGAGTAATGCATCTGACTATATTAACTGCGGTTAATATGTTGGGGTCAGGCATTATTATGCTTCCAACTAAACTCGCCGAAGTCGGTACGATGTCGATTATATCCTGGCTCGTCACGGCATTCGGTTCGCTCGCCCTTGCCTGGGCATTTTCAAAGTGTGGGCTTTTTAGTACGAAAAGTGGGGGCATGGGTGGCTATGCGGAATATGCGTTTGGTAAATCCGGCAACTTTATTGCCAATTATACCTACGCCATTAGCCTGCTCATTGCCAATATCGCCATTGCTATTTCTGCCGTGGGCTATGGCAGCGTTTTGCTGGGGATTGAGCTTTCTCCGGTTGGCGTCTGTCTGGCTACCATTGTGGTGCTGTGGGTCACCACCGTGTGTAACTTTGGCGGGGCAAAAATCACCGGGCAAATTGGCTCTGTGACTGTCTGGGGGGTGATAATTCCCGTCGTCGGGCTGTGCGTCATCGGCTGGTTCTGGTTTAGCCCGTCGCTGTATGCCAGCGCGTGGAATCCTAATAAAATGGACTTCTTCTCTGCCATTTCGACGTCTATTTCTATGACGTTATGGGCCTTCCTTGGCCTGGAGTCCGCCTGCGCCAATATGGATGCGGTTGAAAATCCGCAGAAGAATGTGCCGATTGCCGTGTTTGGCGGCACGCTGGTTTGTGCGGTGATCTATGTGCTCTCCACCAATGTGATCGCCGGAATTGTACCCAATCTGGATCTCCTGCATTCCACCGCCCCCTTCGGGCTGGCTTACGCCACCATGTTCACCCCAACCGTCGGCAGCGTGGTGATGTTCCTGATGGCGCTGGCCTGCATTGGCTCGCTGCTTGGCTGGCAGTTCACCGTGGCGCAGGTGTTTAAATCCTCATCCGATATTGGCTACTTCCCGCGGATTTTTTCCCGCGTGACGAAGCATGATGCGCCTCTGGTAGGGATGGTTATTCTTGGCGTCGTCCAGACAGGCCTCGCGCTGATGACCATCAGCCCCTCGCTGAATAAGCAGTTCAACAGTCTGGTGAACCTGGCGGTGGTCACCAATCTGGTGCCATACGTCCTGTCGATGGCCGCGCTGATCCCCATGCAGCGACTGGCGAGCGTGTCTGGCGGACAGGCGAAGATGAATACCGTGATTGCGCTGATTGGCACGATCTACAGCTTCTATGCGCTCTGGTCATCCGGCGAAGAAGCCATGATGCTCGGCGCGTTAGTGACGTTCTCTGGCTGGACCTTCTGGGGAATGTTTATTGAGAAAAAAGAACGTAAAGCTGAAAACCTATATCAGGGATAA
- the yccA gene encoding FtsH protease modulator YccA, whose amino-acid sequence MDRIVSSSRERTSLLSTHKVLRNTYFMLSLTLAFSALTATVSTMLALPSPGFLLTIVGMYGLMFLTYKLADKPSGILAAFAFTGFLGYILGPMLNAYLSAGMGDLIGLALGGTALTFFCCSAYVLTTRKDMSFLGGMLMAGIVVVLIGMVANIFLQLPALHLAISAVFILISTGAILFETSNIIHGGETNYLRATVSLYVSLYNIFVSLLSILGFSSRN is encoded by the coding sequence ATGGATCGTATAGTAAGTTCATCGCGCGAGCGTACCTCGCTGCTCAGTACGCATAAAGTGTTGCGTAATACCTATTTCATGTTGAGCCTGACGCTGGCATTTTCAGCGTTAACCGCCACGGTCAGTACTATGCTCGCCCTGCCCTCGCCGGGATTCCTGCTGACTATTGTCGGTATGTATGGGCTGATGTTCCTGACTTATAAGCTGGCTGATAAGCCGTCCGGTATTCTGGCGGCATTCGCCTTTACCGGTTTCCTGGGTTATATCCTGGGGCCAATGCTTAATGCCTATCTGTCTGCGGGCATGGGCGATCTGATCGGCCTGGCGCTTGGCGGTACCGCACTGACCTTCTTCTGCTGCTCGGCTTATGTGTTAACCACCCGCAAAGATATGTCATTCCTGGGCGGTATGCTGATGGCGGGAATTGTGGTCGTGCTGATTGGCATGGTGGCAAACATCTTCCTGCAACTGCCGGCCCTGCACCTGGCGATCAGCGCCGTGTTTATTCTGATTTCAACGGGTGCGATCCTGTTTGAAACCAGCAATATCATTCACGGTGGTGAAACCAACTATCTGCGCGCAACCGTAAGCCTGTACGTTTCGCTGTACAATATCTTTGTCAGCCTGCTCAGTATCCTGGGTTTCTCCAGCAGAAACTAA
- the agp gene encoding bifunctional glucose-1-phosphatase/inositol phosphatase has translation MKKTILAAVIAALTLTALPAQAQDAPQGYQLQQVLIMSRHNLRAPLANNGSVLEQSTPNKWPEWEVPGGQLTTKGGVLEVYMGHYMREWLAEQKLVTSGECPATDSVYAYANSLQRTVATAQFFITGAFPGCDIPVHHQEKMGTMDPVFNPVITDDSAAFDQQAVQAMETKRKEFKLAESYQLLEKITHYQDSPACKEKQQCSLAEAKDTFSAKYEKEPGVSGPLKVGNSLVDAFTLQYYEGFPMDQVAWGEIKTDQQWRVLSQLKNSYQDSLFTSPEVARNVAAPLVKYIEKVLVNDAGGPAKVTLMVGHDSNIASLLTALDFKPYQLHDQYERTPIGGKIVFQRWHDTAGNRDLMKIEYVYQSAKQIRNADVLTLTAPAQRVTLALNGCPVDAQGFCEIDKFNAVLKAVAK, from the coding sequence ATGAAAAAAACAATACTGGCGGCGGTGATTGCTGCGCTTACTCTGACTGCATTGCCTGCACAGGCGCAAGACGCCCCGCAGGGTTATCAGCTACAACAAGTGCTGATCATGAGCCGGCATAATCTTCGTGCGCCGCTGGCGAACAATGGCAGCGTACTGGAACAATCCACCCCCAACAAGTGGCCTGAATGGGAAGTCCCCGGCGGGCAGCTGACGACCAAGGGTGGCGTGCTGGAAGTTTACATGGGGCATTACATGCGGGAATGGCTGGCGGAGCAAAAACTGGTTACCTCCGGTGAGTGTCCGGCAACCGATAGCGTTTACGCTTATGCAAACAGCCTGCAGCGCACCGTGGCCACTGCACAGTTCTTTATAACCGGTGCGTTCCCTGGCTGCGACATCCCGGTCCATCATCAGGAAAAAATGGGCACGATGGATCCGGTGTTTAACCCGGTGATCACCGATGACTCTGCGGCTTTCGATCAACAGGCCGTACAGGCCATGGAAACTAAACGCAAAGAATTTAAGCTGGCAGAAAGCTACCAGCTGCTGGAAAAAATTACCCATTATCAGGATTCCCCGGCCTGCAAAGAGAAACAGCAGTGCTCGCTGGCGGAGGCGAAAGACACCTTCAGTGCAAAATATGAGAAAGAGCCAGGCGTCTCCGGGCCACTGAAAGTCGGGAATTCGCTGGTGGATGCCTTTACGTTGCAGTACTACGAAGGCTTCCCGATGGATCAAGTTGCGTGGGGCGAAATCAAAACGGACCAGCAATGGCGAGTCTTATCGCAATTGAAAAACAGCTATCAGGATTCATTATTCACTTCCCCGGAAGTGGCGCGTAACGTGGCGGCACCGCTGGTGAAATACATTGAAAAAGTCCTGGTGAATGATGCTGGTGGGCCGGCAAAGGTGACGCTGATGGTCGGGCACGATTCAAACATTGCCTCATTGTTGACGGCACTCGATTTCAAACCCTATCAGTTACACGATCAGTATGAGCGCACGCCCATTGGCGGCAAAATCGTTTTCCAGCGCTGGCACGATACCGCAGGCAACCGCGATCTGATGAAAATTGAGTATGTCTATCAGAGCGCGAAACAGATCCGTAATGCCGATGTGTTAACGCTGACAGCGCCTGCCCAGCGTGTAACGCTGGCGCTGAACGGCTGTCCGGTGGACGCCCAGGGTTTTTGTGAGATCGATAAATTCAATGCCGTTCTGAAGGCGGTAGCGAAGTAA